Proteins encoded by one window of Nitrospirota bacterium:
- the aroQ gene encoding type II 3-dehydroquinate dehydratase gives MKILIIHGPNLNLLGKREADIYGTMTLDDINNLLNLLAKDLSVELEIKQSNHEGEIVDIIQNSKDYSALVINPAAYTHTSVAIRDAIAAVEIPTVEVHLSNIHKREEFRHNSLIAPVAYGQISGFGFDSYLLGLRAAVSIANACNGNS, from the coding sequence ATGAAAATACTGATTATCCACGGGCCTAACCTTAATCTCCTCGGAAAGAGGGAAGCGGACATCTACGGAACGATGACGCTTGACGATATAAATAATTTACTCAACCTGCTTGCCAAAGATTTGAGTGTTGAGCTTGAGATCAAACAATCCAATCATGAAGGCGAGATAGTGGACATCATACAAAATTCAAAAGACTATTCTGCCCTTGTCATCAATCCCGCAGCCTACACCCATACGAGTGTCGCGATCAGGGACGCGATAGCCGCTGTTGAGATCCCAACTGTTGAAGTGCATCTGTCAAACATTCACAAGCGGGAAGAATTCAGGCACAATTCACTTATCGCTCCTGTGGCGTACGGGCAGATCTCAGGCTTCGGGTTTGACAGTTACCTGCTCGGTTTGAGGGCAGCGGTGTCAATTGCAAATGCGTGTAACGGCAATTCTTAG
- a CDS encoding DUF2283 domain-containing protein, with protein MEDFKVFYDEEEDILYLAKEGEESEVVEISPGVNMELDSNGNLIGVELFKASRMFKDVIKSMEKKLQIA; from the coding sequence ATGGAAGATTTTAAGGTCTTTTATGATGAAGAAGAAGACATTCTCTATCTCGCAAAAGAGGGTGAAGAATCAGAGGTAGTTGAAATTTCACCGGGTGTAAATATGGAGCTTGACAGCAATGGCAACCTTATAGGGGTTGAACTGTTTAAGGCATCCCGCATGTTTAAGGACGTCATTAAATCTATGGAAAAGAAACTTCAGATTGCATAA
- a CDS encoding aminopeptidase P family protein, protein MRVTAILRKKLQQQKVDGILITDLLNVRYLTGFTGSSGYALVTRKQAIFVTDFRYKEQSRQEVKGFRTRIERGERAGELKEMVELLGVKKLGFEDHHVTFGFYKRLLQKKLRLKPLTGAVESLRIIKSPAELDCINKAIRRAERAFRKLQPFIKAGTTERKLALKLEELLKEEGCKTIPFGVIVASGFMSALPHARPTNRVIKKGDFIVFDWGGEYDGYYSDMTRTVAVGGKDIAKQREIYYIVLEAQRKAIEAVRAGIKATVVDAAARKHIKQEGHGENFGHGTGHGVGLAVHEKPYISWRSKDMINEDMVFTIEPGIYLPGFGGVRIEDMVVVKKDRAEVLTGLPKNFKII, encoded by the coding sequence ATGCGTGTAACGGCAATTCTTAGAAAGAAACTCCAGCAACAAAAAGTTGACGGAATCCTGATCACCGACCTTCTCAATGTCAGGTATCTCACGGGATTTACCGGCTCCTCGGGTTACGCGCTCGTCACCCGGAAGCAGGCTATTTTCGTGACAGACTTCCGTTATAAGGAACAGTCAAGGCAGGAAGTGAAGGGGTTCAGGACCAGGATAGAGCGCGGGGAGAGGGCAGGGGAGCTTAAAGAGATGGTTGAGTTATTGGGCGTTAAGAAGCTTGGATTTGAGGACCATCACGTTACCTTCGGATTTTACAAGAGACTGCTGCAGAAGAAATTAAGGCTCAAGCCGTTGACCGGTGCGGTTGAATCCCTCAGGATAATAAAATCTCCGGCTGAGCTTGATTGTATCAACAAGGCGATCAGGCGAGCGGAAAGGGCTTTCAGAAAACTTCAGCCTTTTATAAAGGCCGGGACAACCGAGCGAAAACTCGCGCTGAAACTTGAAGAACTTCTGAAAGAAGAAGGTTGCAAAACAATACCTTTCGGGGTTATAGTAGCATCTGGTTTTATGTCGGCGCTTCCTCATGCCAGGCCTACCAACAGGGTGATCAAAAAAGGCGATTTTATAGTCTTTGACTGGGGAGGCGAATATGACGGGTATTATTCCGACATGACAAGGACTGTTGCAGTAGGCGGAAAGGACATTGCAAAACAGAGGGAAATTTACTATATTGTCCTTGAAGCTCAGCGGAAGGCCATCGAAGCGGTCAGGGCCGGAATAAAGGCGACCGTAGTTGACGCCGCGGCGAGAAAGCATATCAAGCAGGAAGGTCACGGCGAGAATTTCGGCCACGGCACAGGCCACGGCGTAGGGCTTGCAGTCCATGAGAAACCTTACATCTCATGGCGCAGCAAGGACATGATTAATGAGGATATGGTTTTCACGATAGAGCCGGGCATATATCTGCCTGGTTTCGGCGGGGTCAGGATAGAGGACATGGTAGTTGTGAAAAAAGATCGCGCAGAGGTCCTGACTGGTCTGCCGAAGAATTTTAAAATTATATAA
- the efp gene encoding elongation factor P: MISTSEFRKGAKLKYKDAPHEIIDFQHHKMGRGGAIIRTKLKNLVTGSIFEDTFKGGEKFETPELEEKVAQYLYKEENFFFFMDTVSYEQFPLTADQLGDAIKYIKENMEVKMLFYSGAPLSVEIPMFVELAIVKTEPGFKGDTASGSSKPATLESGVTVKVPFHLNEGDVIKVDTRTGEYIERVR, encoded by the coding sequence TTGATATCAACAAGCGAATTCAGAAAGGGCGCGAAGCTCAAATACAAGGACGCGCCGCATGAGATCATTGATTTCCAGCATCACAAAATGGGCCGGGGCGGGGCGATCATCAGGACCAAGCTCAAGAACCTGGTTACCGGCAGCATCTTTGAAGACACCTTTAAAGGCGGGGAAAAATTCGAGACCCCGGAACTTGAAGAGAAAGTAGCGCAGTATCTCTACAAGGAGGAAAACTTCTTCTTTTTCATGGACACTGTCAGCTACGAGCAATTCCCTTTGACAGCGGACCAGTTGGGGGATGCTATAAAGTATATAAAAGAGAACATGGAGGTCAAAATGCTTTTTTACAGCGGGGCGCCTCTCTCTGTGGAGATACCCATGTTTGTCGAGCTTGCAATTGTAAAGACCGAACCCGGTTTCAAAGGCGATACCGCAAGCGGCAGCAGCAAACCCGCGACGCTGGAGTCAGGCGTTACCGTAAAAGTGCCTTTTCACTTAAATGAGGGAGATGTAATCAAGGTAGATACAAGGACCGGAGAGTACATCGAGAGGGTAAGATAA
- the accC gene encoding acetyl-CoA carboxylase biotin carboxylase subunit — protein MFKKILIANRGEIALRVIRACRELDIPTVAVYSEADKDSLHVRLADEAICIGPASSSQSYLKIPAIISAAEITDSEAIHPGYGFLSENPHFVEACTASRITFIGPSAENIRTGGDKSRARQLMKRKGIPVVPGSDGPVRDEDEALKNAKKIGFPVILKASAGGGGRGMRIVQEEKDLSSLYHMAQKEAFAAFGNGDMYIEKYIPEMRHIEVQILADNKGGMVYLGERDCSIQRRHQKLIEEAPYFLATAKFRKKVGEAAIKAARAMRYRNAGTIEFILDKDEQIYFMEVNTRIQVEHPVTEMITGIDIIKEQIKIAAGATLPFKQNEIKFSGHSMECRINAEDPEKFIPSPGKITLFIPPGGQGVRVDTAAYSGWVVPAHYDSLIAKLIVHGKDRAEAVVKMKRALKEFIVEGIKTTIPFHLKILDNPDFISGNFNTHFLEKVG, from the coding sequence TTGTTTAAAAAGATCCTCATTGCCAACAGGGGCGAGATAGCCCTCAGGGTCATCAGGGCCTGCCGCGAGCTCGACATCCCAACCGTTGCTGTTTATTCCGAGGCAGACAAAGATTCCCTTCATGTGAGATTAGCGGATGAGGCGATCTGCATTGGCCCTGCTTCATCATCGCAAAGTTATTTAAAGATCCCCGCAATCATCAGCGCCGCGGAGATAACCGATTCAGAGGCGATCCATCCTGGCTACGGCTTCCTTTCCGAGAACCCGCATTTCGTAGAGGCCTGCACTGCTTCACGAATTACCTTCATCGGCCCATCAGCGGAGAACATCCGCACAGGCGGCGACAAGTCACGCGCAAGACAATTGATGAAGAGAAAGGGCATACCGGTTGTGCCCGGAAGCGACGGCCCTGTAAGAGACGAAGATGAGGCGCTTAAGAACGCAAAAAAGATCGGCTTCCCTGTCATTCTCAAGGCGTCGGCAGGCGGAGGCGGGCGCGGGATGAGGATAGTGCAGGAGGAAAAAGACCTCTCCTCTCTTTACCACATGGCGCAGAAAGAGGCGTTCGCCGCGTTTGGGAACGGCGACATGTACATTGAAAAATACATCCCGGAGATGCGTCATATAGAGGTCCAGATCCTTGCCGATAACAAGGGGGGCATGGTCTATCTTGGAGAAAGAGACTGCTCTATCCAGAGGAGGCACCAGAAGCTTATCGAGGAGGCCCCCTATTTTTTAGCGACTGCGAAATTCAGAAAGAAGGTCGGCGAGGCCGCGATAAAGGCCGCAAGGGCGATGAGGTACAGGAACGCCGGGACCATTGAATTTATCCTCGACAAGGACGAACAGATATATTTCATGGAGGTGAACACGAGGATACAGGTAGAGCATCCCGTCACCGAAATGATAACCGGCATTGACATCATCAAAGAACAGATAAAGATAGCGGCAGGCGCGACACTGCCTTTTAAACAGAACGAGATAAAATTTTCAGGGCACAGCATGGAATGCAGGATAAACGCCGAGGACCCGGAAAAGTTTATTCCCTCGCCGGGAAAGATCACTTTGTTCATCCCGCCCGGAGGACAAGGGGTAAGGGTGGACACCGCCGCTTATTCAGGATGGGTTGTTCCCGCGCACTATGATTCACTCATCGCCAAGTTGATAGTTCACGGCAAAGACCGTGCGGAGGCGGTTGTAAAAATGAAAAGGGCATTAAAGGAATTCATAGTCGAGGGCATCAAGACAACGATCCCGTTTCATCTGAAGATTCTTGATAACCCCGACTTCATCAGCGGCAATTTCAATACCCATTTTCTTGAGAAGGTCGGTTAG
- a CDS encoding pentapeptide repeat-containing protein, which yields MPNKCSYVFEDNNKVKSYCEHEVFNDSKYCVFHDQHIDQKSGSFDRAFEKLIKHCERENVSQFDFKGFKFPKFNFQKKTFRKNIDFRAAEFLGDLNFDHTRFLGEVNFLGAKFHGISKFQGSTFHGKARFMGVTFNKKTIFVGGEFKKDAVFHGCKFMENAAFQGRHFSYVTVFQMNTFYKDADFQNCNFQKGVDFSKTLFRQRSNFSNAIFNDEINLSGTNLKKLKGLKGDGVNFEGAVLESAEFWELPKIEECSFKNAFLISCNFSHKEFVDCDFTGAVFKEVFTKGWMPDEKTRKNTKYVFTDYEILETITAVGYYERKYQAISTSRVPLKGDFGDEENVDFTIFEFAKEPYKWEYILDLPYEIQTGIVNYINFFRDYVRSTKGIDVDIATNPVGKKIKLSFITDEKNGEEVKHSLRQYILNLFRPFNQQLEIEFNNPTVTDYDKQLLLINYQNELLNNQTRLIFALQDLKVRGKTAESIEKVITQNDSNDNKLLLQMMDKLVDKVGGTPPITIEANATATNTANISVNIQNKNEIRHSLADLYDELRKVCNEKSSKLADTLCSEIDTALNEKGEDGSILQRTKSILSGVARFVGKAADYGIKNVDNISKICEQLGKLLQG from the coding sequence TTGCCCAATAAATGTTCATATGTTTTTGAAGACAATAACAAAGTAAAAAGTTATTGCGAGCATGAAGTATTTAATGACAGCAAGTATTGCGTATTCCATGATCAACACATTGACCAGAAAAGCGGAAGCTTCGATAGGGCCTTTGAAAAACTGATTAAACACTGTGAAAGAGAAAATGTTAGCCAGTTTGACTTTAAAGGTTTTAAATTTCCGAAATTTAACTTCCAGAAAAAGACATTTAGAAAAAATATTGATTTTAGAGCGGCGGAATTTCTTGGGGATCTGAACTTCGATCACACAAGATTTTTAGGAGAAGTCAATTTTCTCGGGGCAAAATTTCATGGAATATCTAAGTTCCAAGGATCGACTTTTCATGGTAAAGCCAGATTTATGGGCGTTACTTTTAACAAGAAAACTATTTTTGTTGGTGGTGAATTCAAAAAGGATGCTGTTTTTCACGGCTGTAAGTTTATGGAAAATGCTGCTTTTCAGGGTAGGCACTTTTCTTATGTCACTGTTTTTCAAATGAACACATTTTATAAAGATGCAGATTTTCAAAATTGTAATTTTCAAAAAGGTGTAGATTTCAGCAAGACTCTGTTTAGGCAACGTTCAAACTTTAGCAATGCGATATTCAACGATGAAATAAATTTATCAGGAACAAACTTAAAAAAACTAAAGGGATTAAAGGGGGATGGTGTTAATTTTGAGGGCGCAGTATTAGAATCAGCAGAATTCTGGGAATTGCCGAAAATAGAAGAGTGTTCATTTAAAAATGCTTTTCTTATTTCCTGTAATTTTTCACATAAGGAATTTGTTGACTGTGATTTTACAGGGGCGGTCTTTAAAGAAGTATTTACAAAAGGATGGATGCCGGATGAGAAAACAAGGAAAAATACTAAATATGTTTTCACTGATTATGAAATATTAGAAACCATAACCGCAGTCGGATACTATGAAAGAAAATATCAGGCTATATCTACAAGCCGTGTCCCGCTAAAAGGCGATTTCGGCGATGAGGAAAATGTAGACTTTACAATTTTCGAGTTTGCTAAAGAACCATACAAATGGGAATATATATTAGACCTTCCATATGAAATACAAACAGGAATAGTTAACTACATCAATTTCTTCCGGGATTATGTAAGGAGCACTAAAGGGATAGATGTCGATATAGCCACAAATCCTGTTGGTAAAAAAATAAAGCTGTCTTTTATTACTGATGAAAAAAATGGAGAAGAAGTTAAACACTCGTTGAGGCAATACATTCTGAACTTATTTAGACCGTTCAATCAACAATTGGAAATTGAATTTAATAATCCTACGGTAACGGACTACGACAAACAACTATTACTAATTAATTATCAGAATGAACTTCTTAATAACCAAACACGATTAATATTTGCATTGCAAGATTTGAAAGTCCGAGGGAAAACTGCAGAGAGCATTGAGAAGGTAATAACTCAAAATGATAGCAATGACAATAAATTACTACTACAGATGATGGATAAATTGGTAGATAAAGTTGGAGGGACGCCACCAATTACGATAGAAGCAAATGCAACCGCAACTAACACGGCTAATATTTCAGTGAATATTCAAAACAAGAATGAGATAAGGCATTCTCTTGCTGATCTTTACGATGAATTACGTAAGGTTTGTAATGAGAAAAGCAGTAAATTGGCTGATACGCTATGTTCGGAGATTGATACCGCCTTAAATGAAAAGGGTGAAGATGGCAGTATTCTGCAAAGAACGAAAAGCATTCTTTCTGGCGTTGCTCGCTTCGTAGGTAAAGCAGCTGACTACGGCATTAAAAATGTAGACAACATAAGTAAGATATGTGAACAACTTGGGAAATTGCTGCAAGGGTAG
- the thiE gene encoding thiamine phosphate synthase translates to MKKLFSKNNPLYLITDRTLSGLSHTQIVRQAIAAGIRTIQLREKQMTKKELYHEALSLRELTRKYKATFIINDYIDIALAADADGVHLGQDDMPVEEARRIMGRKKIIGVSTHSLKQALKAQEAGADYIGFGPMFPTSTKDAGSSKGLRKLSEVREHINIPIVAIGGISPNNVPSVLEAGADAVAVMSAILKGDVRKNTEKFLSAIKIRRA, encoded by the coding sequence TTGAAAAAGCTCTTCTCCAAAAATAACCCCCTCTATCTTATCACCGACAGAACGTTATCAGGACTCTCCCATACACAAATAGTCAGGCAGGCAATTGCCGCTGGCATCAGGACAATTCAACTGCGTGAGAAGCAGATGACGAAGAAAGAACTTTATCATGAGGCCCTTTCCCTGCGTGAGCTTACGAGAAAATATAAAGCTACATTCATCATTAACGATTACATTGACATCGCCCTCGCCGCAGATGCCGACGGCGTCCATCTCGGACAGGATGACATGCCTGTCGAAGAAGCCAGAAGAATAATGGGCAGGAAAAAGATCATCGGCGTCTCAACACACAGTTTGAAACAGGCGCTCAAGGCGCAGGAGGCAGGCGCGGATTACATCGGCTTCGGCCCTATGTTTCCTACCTCAACAAAAGACGCCGGTTCTTCCAAAGGGCTGAGGAAGCTGAGTGAAGTCAGAGAACATATCAATATCCCCATCGTCGCCATCGGCGGAATTAGTCCCAATAATGTTCCTTCCGTATTAGAAGCCGGAGCAGACGCTGTTGCTGTCATGTCGGCAATTTTAAAAGGGGATGTTAGGAAGAATACGGAGAAGTTTTTGTCTGCGATTAAAATAAGAAGGGCATAG
- the accB gene encoding acetyl-CoA carboxylase biotin carboxyl carrier protein, whose translation MELDEIKELIELLKDTDITELQIEREGSKLKIKREKFLSSFEAVSSFRPSAAPAASEAKAEAAPEEKKLSTITSPIVGVFHRSPAPEAPPFVEVGSTVKKGQVLCIVEAMKLMNEIESDTDGVIAKILIENGQPVEYGEPLFLIEPGA comes from the coding sequence ATGGAACTTGACGAGATAAAAGAGCTGATAGAACTTTTAAAGGACACCGATATCACAGAGCTTCAGATCGAGAGAGAAGGTTCAAAGCTCAAGATCAAGAGGGAAAAGTTTTTATCTTCTTTTGAAGCTGTTTCATCCTTCAGGCCGTCAGCAGCGCCTGCCGCGTCGGAAGCAAAGGCGGAAGCCGCCCCGGAAGAGAAAAAACTGTCGACAATTACATCCCCCATTGTCGGCGTATTCCACAGGTCTCCCGCCCCTGAAGCGCCGCCTTTTGTCGAGGTGGGCAGTACGGTCAAAAAAGGGCAGGTGCTCTGCATTGTCGAGGCAATGAAACTGATGAATGAAATAGAGAGCGATACAGACGGCGTGATCGCGAAAATCCTGATAGAAAACGGACAGCCGGTTGAATACGGCGAGCCGCTCTTCCTCATTGAGCCCGGGGCATGA
- a CDS encoding type II toxin-antitoxin system RelE/ParE family toxin codes for MKIRFFAPAEAEFLDAVSYYNTQSEGLGYEFAAEVNRTIQRIIQYPAAWAKLSERTRRCRTNKFPYGVIYQVRDETLFIVAVMHLSREPQTWKSRLL; via the coding sequence ATGAAAATCAGATTTTTTGCTCCCGCAGAAGCTGAATTTCTGGATGCCGTTTCATACTACAATACGCAGAGCGAGGGGCTTGGATATGAATTTGCTGCGGAAGTCAATAGAACGATTCAACGAATTATTCAGTATCCCGCAGCCTGGGCCAAACTTTCGGAACGTACCCGTCGTTGCAGAACAAATAAATTCCCATATGGTGTTATCTATCAGGTTAGAGATGAAACTTTATTCATTGTCGCAGTAATGCATTTGAGTCGAGAACCACAAACATGGAAATCACGCCTCCTATGA
- a CDS encoding DUF262 domain-containing protein, with amino-acid sequence MQAKETKLQDIIEGTKQYVIPLFQRTYSWTNKEWEILWKDLIELCEADNPRTHFIGSIVNMPTVSVPEGVAKFLLIDGQQRLTTIFILLTLLRNKARESQRQEFAEEINNTLLVNPYKKDNDFFKLMPTQVDRETYKNLINGKPNEADNQLTRAYSFFDKKLKQLQLEHEKLKKIITSYFSVVSIVLDADDNPYLVFESLNAKGRPLTQADLIRNYFFMRIHVDKQEAVYNDYWQPMQTGLNDNLTEYIRHFLMRGGSIVKQSDVYYALKENVSTTNAIDYLTELQRFSVYYQRLIYPEFEPEEDLQKYFRRFNRIEVTTAYPFLLNLYGIYSENNISKGDFINILKILENYLIRRFVCNIPTNQLNKIFPTVYPQLLAKYPGNFVEGVKTIFQSKGYPKDNEFSLRFKETKFYGAGDRQIKTKLILETLEENYAHKEAVPFDNLTIEHIMPQTLSEWWQNHLGTEWEETHELFLHTIGNLTLTAYNTELSNDDFGTKKQTYNDSHLELNKYFTNLPSWTRTEIERRAEALSKQALEIWSYFGQEDSSQSELQEVTGTTPTGLRILGQQFRVQSWRDVLEQTLNTVADLEPEKFDVIAHNFPRYLGKDKNKFRAIRQLQNDYFVEVNLSAQSIQKFCYQAMETIELTSEEWNVTIT; translated from the coding sequence GTGCAGGCAAAAGAAACTAAACTACAAGACATCATTGAAGGGACAAAACAGTACGTTATTCCGCTTTTTCAGCGGACGTACAGTTGGACAAATAAAGAGTGGGAAATTTTATGGAAAGACCTTATTGAACTTTGTGAAGCTGATAACCCACGGACACATTTCATTGGCTCAATTGTAAATATGCCGACAGTTTCAGTCCCAGAGGGCGTTGCAAAGTTCTTATTAATTGACGGGCAACAACGGTTGACTACAATCTTTATACTACTGACTCTCTTGAGAAATAAAGCCAGAGAGAGCCAACGCCAAGAATTTGCTGAGGAGATCAATAATACTTTGCTTGTCAACCCATACAAAAAGGATAATGACTTTTTTAAGCTAATGCCTACGCAGGTAGACAGAGAAACATACAAGAACCTTATTAACGGAAAACCAAATGAAGCCGACAATCAACTTACAAGGGCGTATTCATTTTTTGACAAGAAACTCAAGCAGCTTCAACTTGAGCACGAGAAGCTAAAGAAAATAATCACGAGTTATTTTTCTGTTGTAAGCATTGTTCTTGATGCAGATGATAACCCATATTTGGTTTTTGAAAGCCTGAACGCAAAAGGAAGACCGCTGACACAGGCTGACCTAATACGAAACTACTTCTTTATGCGCATTCACGTAGATAAACAGGAAGCAGTTTACAATGACTATTGGCAGCCCATGCAGACTGGCCTCAATGATAATCTTACGGAGTACATCAGACACTTTTTAATGAGAGGTGGCAGCATCGTAAAGCAATCTGACGTTTATTATGCTCTCAAAGAAAATGTGTCAACGACTAATGCAATTGACTACCTAACGGAGTTGCAGCGATTTTCGGTTTATTACCAGCGTCTGATTTATCCAGAATTTGAACCCGAAGAAGACTTGCAAAAGTATTTCCGCAGATTCAACAGAATTGAAGTAACAACGGCGTATCCGTTTCTTCTGAATTTGTATGGAATCTATAGTGAGAACAACATCAGCAAGGGTGACTTCATTAATATTCTAAAGATACTGGAGAATTATCTCATTCGTAGGTTTGTCTGCAATATACCAACGAATCAACTCAATAAAATATTCCCGACAGTTTATCCTCAATTGCTTGCCAAGTATCCCGGCAACTTTGTTGAAGGTGTTAAAACAATCTTCCAGAGCAAGGGCTATCCAAAAGACAATGAATTTTCCTTACGGTTTAAAGAAACAAAGTTTTATGGCGCCGGTGATCGGCAAATAAAAACCAAACTAATTCTTGAAACCCTTGAAGAAAACTATGCCCATAAAGAAGCTGTGCCGTTTGACAACTTAACCATTGAGCATATAATGCCGCAAACTCTCTCTGAGTGGTGGCAGAATCACTTAGGCACAGAGTGGGAAGAAACACATGAGTTGTTTTTACATACGATTGGCAATTTAACTCTGACAGCCTACAATACCGAGCTATCAAACGACGATTTCGGAACCAAGAAACAGACATACAACGACAGCCATTTAGAACTTAACAAATATTTCACAAATTTACCCTCATGGACTCGGACAGAAATTGAGAGACGAGCAGAAGCATTATCAAAACAAGCCCTTGAAATATGGAGCTACTTCGGGCAGGAAGACTCTTCACAATCTGAATTACAGGAAGTTACTGGTACAACTCCAACAGGCCTAAGAATATTAGGACAGCAGTTTCGAGTCCAATCGTGGAGGGATGTTTTAGAGCAAACTCTAAACACTGTTGCTGACCTTGAACCAGAGAAGTTTGATGTGATCGCTCATAATTTCCCTCGCTACTTAGGCAAGGATAAGAATAAATTCAGGGCAATCCGACAGCTACAAAACGATTATTTTGTTGAAGTTAATTTATCAGCTCAAAGCATACAGAAATTTTGTTATCAGGCAATGGAAACAATAGAACTTACTTCTGAAGAATGGAATGTAACAATAACATAA
- a CDS encoding addiction module protein — MSKVGEQILAEALKLPPVERAELIENLFFSFEFPSRKIIDDLWAQEVESRIDAFERGEITAIPAEEVFEKIEKLKG; from the coding sequence ATGTCTAAGGTTGGAGAACAGATTCTTGCGGAAGCCTTGAAATTGCCACCGGTGGAGCGGGCAGAACTAATTGAAAATCTTTTTTTCAGCTTTGAGTTCCCTTCCCGAAAAATTATTGACGATTTGTGGGCACAGGAAGTCGAAAGCCGTATTGATGCATTCGAGCGTGGCGAGATAACGGCAATTCCAGCAGAAGAAGTATTCGAAAAAATAGAAAAACTTAAAGGATAA